One Mugil cephalus isolate CIBA_MC_2020 chromosome 12, CIBA_Mcephalus_1.1, whole genome shotgun sequence DNA segment encodes these proteins:
- the mitd1 gene encoding MIT domain-containing protein 1: MTQNHLPGMETSAISVLKRAVELDHSERFQESLICYQEGIQLLIDVLKAVKDDSKRGHYREKIKGYMDRAEQIKVHVNQMKEDGKYHEQIRISEDATGYSYEALFKPYISSALTEVWVEDPYIRHTHQLYNFLRFCEMLLKASCKVKQIHLLTSQDEGDSSQQSSALAELKESLSARQVTLDLQYSSTIHDREIRFNNGWIVKIGRGLDYFKRPKGRFSIGYCDYDLRQCNETTVDIFHTKHTKTL, from the exons ATGACACAAAATCATTTGCCGGGGATGGAGACGTCCGCAATATCTGTCCTGAAGCGAGCGGTAGAGCTGGACCACAGCGAGCGTTTTCAGGAGTCTCTGATCTGCTACCAGGAAGGCATTCAGCTGCTCATCGACGTGTTGAAAG CCGTGAAAGATGACTCGAAGAGAGGACACTACAGGGAGAAGATAAAGGGCTACATGGACAGAGCAGAACAAATCAAAGTTCATGTGAACCAGATGAAAGAAG ATGGAAAGTACCACGAGCAGATACGAATATCGGAGGATGCCACTGGCTACAGCTACGAGGCGCTGTTCAAGCCCTACATCAGCAGCGCTCTCACAGAGGTCTGGGTGGAGGACCCGTACATACGACACACGCACCAA TTGTACAACTTCCTGCGCTTCTGTGAGATGCTGCTAAAAGCCTCCTGCAAGGTCAAACAGATCCATCTCCTCACTTCACAGGATGAA GGTGACAGCAGCCAGCAGAGCAGCGCTCTCGCAGAGCTGAAAGAGAGTCTCAGTGCTCGTCAAGTGACTCTGGATCTGCAGTACTCCTCCACTATCCACGACAGGGAGATCAG gttcaATAATGGTTGGATCGTAAAAATAGGAAGAGGGTTGGATTACTTCAAGAGACCTAAG GGAAGATTCTCCATTGGATATTGTGACTATGACCTGAGACAGTGCAATGAGACGACCGTAGACATTTtccacaccaaacacacaaaaactctgTGA